In the Gloeocapsa sp. DLM2.Bin57 genome, one interval contains:
- a CDS encoding prohibitin family protein — translation MSRQSQPSWQSLAGGIIAALAVLIAFNSFVIINPGQAGVLSILGKARDGVLLEGIHFKPPLISVVDVYDVTVQKFEVPAQSATKDLQDLSARFAINFRLDPLEIVTIRRTQGTLENIVAKIIAPQTQESFKIAAAVRTVEEAITKRSELKQDFDTALDQRLQKYGIIVLDTSVVDLNFSPEFAKAVEDKQIAEQKAQRAVYIAKEAEQEAQADINRAKGRAEAQRLLAETLKAQGGQLVLQKEAIEAWRQGGALVPKVLVIGDSKNSVPFLLNLEEELQQNTSTK, via the coding sequence ATGAGTCGTCAATCTCAACCGAGTTGGCAATCTTTAGCAGGTGGTATTATCGCTGCTTTAGCTGTCTTAATCGCTTTTAATTCTTTTGTCATTATTAACCCAGGACAAGCGGGAGTCTTGAGTATCCTAGGTAAAGCTAGAGATGGCGTTTTACTCGAAGGAATCCACTTTAAACCCCCTTTGATTTCCGTAGTAGATGTCTATGACGTCACCGTGCAAAAGTTTGAAGTACCCGCACAAAGTGCCACTAAAGATTTACAAGACTTATCCGCGCGTTTTGCAATTAACTTTCGTCTCGATCCTCTTGAGATAGTAACTATTAGGAGAACACAAGGTACTTTAGAAAATATCGTCGCTAAAATTATCGCCCCCCAAACTCAAGAATCTTTTAAAATCGCTGCAGCTGTGCGTACAGTAGAAGAAGCGATCACTAAAAGAAGTGAGTTAAAACAAGATTTTGATACAGCTCTCGATCAACGCTTGCAAAAATATGGCATCATCGTTTTAGATACTAGTGTAGTTGACCTCAACTTCTCTCCCGAGTTCGCTAAAGCTGTTGAAGATAAACAAATCGCCGAACAAAAAGCCCAACGCGCAGTCTATATAGCTAAAGAAGCTGAACAAGAAGCACAAGCAGATATTAACCGCGCCAAAGGTAGAGCCGAAGCTCAAAGATTACTAGCAGAAACCCTCAAAGCACAAGGTGGTCAACTAGTATTGCAAAAAGAAGCGATCGAAGCTTGGCGTCAAGGTGGTGCTTTAGTACCTAAAGTTTTAGTGATTGGGGATTCTAAAAACAGTGTACCTTTTCTCTTGAATCTAGAAGAAGAATTACAACAAAATACTTCAACTAAATAA
- a CDS encoding TerB family tellurite resistance protein — protein MSVDNKKKQLFKLLFAAAWLDGKIHQNEREYLHRMVRENALAEDEDIKLLLTEMKPIQSEQCYQWLEEYLGKNPSEQDYQELLESLSGIIYVDNDIAVQESQFLTYLQTLEANKSIFNQVLRSIQKLYLKAMAYAEK, from the coding sequence ATGAGCGTAGATAATAAGAAGAAACAACTATTTAAACTGTTATTTGCAGCAGCTTGGTTAGACGGAAAAATCCATCAGAATGAGAGAGAGTATCTCCATCGAATGGTGAGAGAAAATGCTCTAGCTGAGGATGAAGACATCAAACTGTTGTTAACAGAAATGAAACCCATTCAGTCAGAGCAATGTTATCAGTGGTTAGAGGAATATCTTGGCAAAAATCCTAGTGAACAAGATTATCAAGAGTTATTGGAATCTCTGAGTGGAATCATTTACGTAGATAATGACATCGCGGTTCAAGAGTCGCAATTTTTGACTTATTTACAAACCCTAGAAGCGAATAAATCAATCTTTAATCAAGTGCTCAGAAGTATTCAAAAACTTTATCTAAAAGCGATGGCTTACGCGGAGAAATAG
- a CDS encoding thioredoxin family protein, giving the protein MALTPSSMLPLGTKAPDFTLVDVVSQTTINLSNYTSPKGLLIIFLCCHCPFVKHVETEIARLSQDYQGQGIGIIAISVNDITKYPDDAPDKLKNMAQRLGFNFAVCYDESQTVAKAYQAACTPDFFLFNAAKELVYRGQLDDSRPGNNLPVTGKDLRAAIDALITGKPINPEQKPSIGCNIKWKPGNEPNY; this is encoded by the coding sequence ATGGCACTCACACCCTCTTCAATGTTACCCTTGGGAACGAAAGCACCTGATTTTACCCTGGTTGATGTGGTTTCACAAACAACTATTAATCTGAGTAATTATACTTCCCCAAAAGGGTTACTAATCATTTTTTTATGTTGTCATTGTCCTTTTGTCAAGCACGTAGAAACAGAGATAGCTAGACTCAGTCAAGACTATCAAGGACAAGGTATCGGCATTATTGCTATTAGTGTCAATGATATCACTAAATATCCCGATGATGCACCTGATAAATTAAAAAATATGGCGCAAAGGCTAGGTTTTAACTTTGCTGTCTGTTATGATGAAAGTCAAACCGTTGCTAAAGCTTATCAAGCAGCTTGTACACCTGATTTTTTCTTATTTAATGCAGCTAAAGAGTTAGTCTATCGTGGTCAATTAGATGATAGTCGTCCTGGTAATAATTTACCAGTCACTGGTAAGGATTTACGCGCAGCTATAGACGCATTAATCACGGGTAAACCCATTAATCCAGAACAAAAACCGAGTATCGGTTGTAATATCAAGTGGAAACCAGGAAATGAACCGAATTATTAA
- a CDS encoding ABC transporter permease gives MSLMRIWSIAANGFREVIRDRIFYFVGFFSLVLVIALRLLPEISVGTDKKIFVDLGLAAIEALTVIVAVFIGTNLINKEIEKRTILVLIAKPISRVEFILGKHLGLSAVLWVLVAAMTLVYLILLNWAQIPHPLPSILVSLGFLCLQLSLLTAVAIAFGVFTSSILATLLSLGVYLMGQISRDILALGKLSDNATLERLTKFIYLFLPDLSRLNLKNEAVYNILPSPPELLANVIYAICYTIFLLVFAMLIFSKRQF, from the coding sequence ATGAGTTTAATGAGAATTTGGTCAATCGCTGCTAATGGTTTTCGAGAAGTTATCCGCGATCGCATTTTCTACTTTGTGGGGTTTTTCTCCTTAGTTTTGGTTATTGCTTTACGTTTACTTCCTGAAATCTCCGTTGGTACTGATAAAAAAATCTTTGTTGATTTGGGTTTAGCTGCTATTGAAGCGTTAACCGTTATTGTAGCGGTTTTTATTGGCACTAATCTAATTAATAAGGAAATCGAAAAACGCACCATCCTAGTACTGATTGCTAAACCCATTAGTCGGGTAGAATTTATCCTAGGGAAACATTTGGGTTTATCGGCGGTTTTATGGGTTTTAGTGGCTGCAATGACTCTAGTTTACCTAATTCTGCTTAATTGGGCACAAATTCCCCATCCTTTACCCAGTATTCTGGTTTCTTTAGGGTTCTTGTGTTTACAACTCTCTCTGTTAACCGCTGTAGCGATCGCTTTTGGGGTGTTTACTAGTTCTATTTTAGCCACTTTATTAAGTCTTGGTGTTTATCTGATGGGACAAATTAGCCGTGATATCCTCGCTTTAGGAAAATTAAGTGATAATGCTACTTTAGAACGTTTGACTAAGTTTATCTACTTATTTTTACCTGATTTATCTCGCTTAAACCTGAAAAATGAAGCAGTATATAACATTTTACCATCGCCTCCTGAACTCTTGGCTAATGTTATCTATGCAATTTGTTACACTATCTTTCTCTTAGTCTTTGCGATGCTGATTTTCTCAAAACGACAATTCTAA